The genome window CCAGAAAAGAGCTGCAGGCGCTCACGGACGATCTGAAATGGGGCCTCGACGCTGCCTACGAGACGTTCCGGTGGGTTTCCCGCTTTGACTTCCCGGAGTTTGAGCGGGATTACGAGTTCGTGGCCCTGCGCCATCCTGACGAGTACCCCCTCAACGAAGGGCGCATTGTCTCCAACAAAGGGCTGGACATCGACGTGCGGGAATACGACGACCACTTTGTGGAAAGGCACGTGCCGCACTCCAACGCCCTGCAATCTTCTATCAAAGGCCGCGGCGATTACCTGTGCGGCCCGCTGGCGCGTCTCAACCTCAACGCGGACAGGCTGTCCGGGCTGGCCGCCCGGGCGGTGAAGGAAGCGGGTGCTCCCCTGCCGTGGCGTAATCCTTTCCTGAGCATCGTTGCCCGCAGCGTGGAGATGGTCTACGCGTTCGAAGAGGCCCTGCGGTTGACTGCCTCGTACGAGCCCCCGGAGCGGCCCAGGGTAGACGTTCCGGACCGCCCGCCGCGGCCCGTCGTGGGCTATGGGTGCACGGAGGCGCCGCGCGGCATCCTGTACCACCGCTATCGGATCGGCACCGACGGCCTCATCGAGGCGGCCAAGATCGTGCCGCCCACCGCCCAAAACCAGGCCTCTATGGAGCACGACCTGCGGGATCTGGTGCCCCGGCTTCTCAACCTTTCCCGGGACGAGCTCACGTGGAAGTGCGAGCAGGCCATCCGCAACTACGACCCGTGCATCTCGTGCGCCACCCATTTTCTCACCGTGACCGTCGACGAGGGGCGGGACGGTGACCGGACAGCGGGCTCCCCGGGTTAGGGTCATCGGGGTCGGCAACCCCTTTGCAGGCGACGACGGCGCGGGCATCGAGGTGGTCCGGCGCCTTAGGGCCGAAGGGCTCGACCCGGAGGTCGAGGCGGTGGAGGCGGGAGACGCCACGGTCGTGATCGATGCGCTGCAGGGGGTAAAAAAGGCGGTCGTGGTGGATGCCGCTGTTAGGCAAGGGCCGGCCGGAGCTGTGGGAGATCGGCGCTACGAGGCGGGCCAGGTGATTCGCCTCACCCCGGAGCAGCTTTCCCGGACGGGGCTCACCCCCCTTTCCACTCACGGGGTGGGGGTGGCGGACGCCATCCGCCTGGCTCAGATCTCGAGCCCCCGCACGGTGGCCGGCTGCATCGTGGTCATCGCCATCGTGGTAGAGCGGGTGCGGCCCTTTTCTCGCGGCCTTTCTCCCCCCGTTTCGGCGGCGCTGGACAGGGCCGTTCGGGTCGTGCGGGAGGAGCTCCGGCGCCGGGATGCGTGACGCCCGCCTGGTGGATACCGTTCAGGACGCGCCGGACCCGGCACGGCGGCGCAAGGCCGTACGCGTTACGGGCACGGTCCAGGGGGTGGGTTTTCGCCCCTTCGTGTACCTCACGGCCGGCGCCCTGGGGCTCGGGGGCTGGGTGCGCAACGAGTCCGGGTCGGTGTACATCGAGGTGGAGGGCCCTCCGGCCCGCATCGAAGCCTTCATCGAGGCTCTGCGCCATAACCCACCGCCCCTTGCGGTGGTGCGGGAAGTCACGGTGTGGGATCTGCCCTGCCGGGGTGAGACAGCCTTCGCCATCCAGGACAGCCTCGCCGGGGCGAGCCTTTCGCCGGTCGTTCCGGCCGAGACCGCCACCTGCCAGGCTTGCCTGGAGGAGATCCGGGACCCCCGGCAGCGGCGCTTCCGGTACCCCTTCACCAACTGCACCCGGTGCGGCCCGCGCTACTCCATCATCGAAGCGCTTCCCTACGACCGCACGCGTACCGCCATGAAGGCCTTTCCTCTTTGCGATCAGTGCCGCCAGGAGTACCACGACCCTCGGGATCGGCGCTTTCACGCCGAACCCATCGCCTGCCCCCGCTGCGGCCCGCGGCTCGAGATGTGGGACCCGGCCGGCGCCTGCGTTGCAACCGGGGACGAAGCGCTGCGCCGGGCTGCCGAAGCCATCCGGGAAGGCGCCATTGTGGCGCTCAAAGGGCTTGGCGGTTTTCAGCTTCTGGTGGATGCCCGCAGCGAAGAGGCGGTCCGGCGGCTTCGGGAGCGAAAGCGCCGGGAGGCGAAGCCCTTTGCGTTGATGTTCCCCGGTCCGGAGGTGGTGAAGGCTGTGTGCCGCGTCTCGCCGGAAGAAGAGCAGCTTCTGTCCTCGCCTCAGGCGCCCATCGTGCTGCTGTTGCGCAGGCCGCCGGACCCGGGGCGGGAAGAGAGCCTGCCGGGGGAGGCCATCGCGGCGTGCGTGGCCCCGGGCAACCCCTATCTGGGGGTGATGCTCCCCTATACACCCCTTCACCATCTTTTGATGCAGGAGCTTGGTTTTCCCGTGGTCTGCACCAGCGGCAACCTCAGCGAGGAGCCCATCTGCATCGACAACGCCGAGGCTGTGCGCCGCCTGAAGGGGATAGCCGACCTCTTCCTGGTGCACGACCGCCCCATTCTGCGCCATGTCGACGATTCGGTGGCCTCCGTCATGGCCGGGCGGCCGGTGCTCTGGCGCAGGGCCAGGGGATACGCACCGCTTCCGGTATCCGTCGGCCGGCCCCTGCCCGCCATTCTGGCCGTGGGCGGCCACCTGAAAAACACCGTAGCCCTGGCCGTCGGCTCGGAAGTGGTGGTAAGCCAGCACATCGGGGATCTGGAAAACGCGGAGGCCGTGGCGGCCTTCGAACGGGTCGTCGCCGACCTCCTCGGCTTTTTCCGGCTTGAAGTGGAGCGGGTGGCCTGCGACCTCCACCCCGATTACTTCTCCTCCCGCTTCGCCGAACAGTTCAGCCGGGAACGGGGCGTGCCGCTGGTGCGGGTGCAGCACCACCACGCCCACGTGGCCGCCTGCATGGCCGAACACGGCCTGCGAGGGCCCGTCCTGGGAGTGGCGTGGGACGGCACGGGCTACGGCACGGATGGTACCGTGTGGGGAGGGGAGTTCCTGGTCGTCGATGAGGGCGGCTTTCGCCGTGTGGCCCATATGCGCCCGTTCCGGCTGCCCGGCGGGGACAAGGCTGTCAGGGAGCCGCGGCGAAGCGCCCTGGGCGTGCTGTTTGAACTGGAAAAGGCCGGGCCCATCCCGTGTTCCGATACCGTCGCTCGCAATCTCGGCTTTTCAGAGGCTGAGGTCCGTGTTCTCGAGACCATGCTTCGGCG of Bacillota bacterium contains these proteins:
- a CDS encoding nickel-dependent hydrogenase large subunit; this encodes RKELQALTDDLKWGLDAAYETFRWVSRFDFPEFERDYEFVALRHPDEYPLNEGRIVSNKGLDIDVREYDDHFVERHVPHSNALQSSIKGRGDYLCGPLARLNLNADRLSGLAARAVKEAGAPLPWRNPFLSIVARSVEMVYAFEEALRLTASYEPPERPRVDVPDRPPRPVVGYGCTEAPRGILYHRYRIGTDGLIEAAKIVPPTAQNQASMEHDLRDLVPRLLNLSRDELTWKCEQAIRNYDPCISCATHFLTVTVDEGRDGDRTAGSPG
- the hypF gene encoding carbamoyltransferase HypF, with the protein product MRDARLVDTVQDAPDPARRRKAVRVTGTVQGVGFRPFVYLTAGALGLGGWVRNESGSVYIEVEGPPARIEAFIEALRHNPPPLAVVREVTVWDLPCRGETAFAIQDSLAGASLSPVVPAETATCQACLEEIRDPRQRRFRYPFTNCTRCGPRYSIIEALPYDRTRTAMKAFPLCDQCRQEYHDPRDRRFHAEPIACPRCGPRLEMWDPAGACVATGDEALRRAAEAIREGAIVALKGLGGFQLLVDARSEEAVRRLRERKRREAKPFALMFPGPEVVKAVCRVSPEEEQLLSSPQAPIVLLLRRPPDPGREESLPGEAIAACVAPGNPYLGVMLPYTPLHHLLMQELGFPVVCTSGNLSEEPICIDNAEAVRRLKGIADLFLVHDRPILRHVDDSVASVMAGRPVLWRRARGYAPLPVSVGRPLPAILAVGGHLKNTVALAVGSEVVVSQHIGDLENAEAVAAFERVVADLLGFFRLEVERVACDLHPDYFSSRFAEQFSRERGVPLVRVQHHHAHVAACMAEHGLRGPVLGVAWDGTGYGTDGTVWGGEFLVVDEGGFRRVAHMRPFRLPGGDKAVREPRRSALGVLFELEKAGPIPCSDTVARNLGFSEAEVRVLETMLRRGLNAPVTTSAGRLFDALSALLGLRTRSSFEGQAAMELEFAIERRGYTEAAAVSGLTEEAYPLPLVRPGAGEGGCWVADWEPALRGVIQDMQRGVPAGRISLRFHNALVALMVAVAREVGLEQVVLSGGCFQNRYLTERAVSRLHQAGFSVYTHQTVPPNDGGISLGQVLVAAGWQASKEVDGHVPGDPG
- a CDS encoding hydrogenase maturation protease, yielding MTGQRAPRVRVIGVGNPFAGDDGAGIEVVRRLRAEGLDPEVEAVEAGDATVVIDALQGVKKAVVVDAAVRQGPAGAVGDRRYEAGQVIRLTPEQLSRTGLTPLSTHGVGVADAIRLAQISSPRTVAGCIVVIAIVVERVRPFSRGLSPPVSAALDRAVRVVREELRRRDA